From a single Daphnia pulex isolate KAP4 chromosome 2, ASM2113471v1 genomic region:
- the LOC124201907 gene encoding multidrug resistance-associated protein 1-like isoform X4: MGDNQTDQTSPLDSFCGSTFWDLDQTWNTNNPSFTECFHQTVLYWIPCGFIWLLAPYETYQILYSNARYIPWSIFNISKMIINLLLIILSIISIIYAVIQSNNDVQIYTNDVYYVTPAILAATFVLTLGLMLAEKRRGIRSSGPLFMFWFLLTLCGGFTYADRIKSIVDRMDGLETYPFVWEMVYYPFVVAMLFINCFADKEPMYMEGEGKSENPCPEEGSSFLNVITYSWLDTLVWKGYRKPLETGDLWDLNSRDKSKSVVPRFEKHWLKSLSKQAKYFWDNFGKPSEPKATYGAENGGVTFKPSTSSKKIISILPALCKTFAPEFLLGALLKLVQDLLAFVSPQILSLLIGFVEDTTQESWKGYLYAAILTITAMTQTLILGQYFQRMFIIGMQIRTSIVSSIYRKAIKISNSARKESTVGEIVNLMSVDAQRLMDLTTYLNMLWSAPLQIALAIYFLYQILGPSVFAGLGVMILLIPINGVLANATKKLQIQQMKYKDKRVKMMSEILSGIKVLKLYAWEPSFQAQVEDIRNKEIKVLKQAAYLSAGTSFLWTCAPFLVTLATFAVYVTTDPSHILDAKKAFVSLTLFNLLRFPMSMFPMLVVSFVQASVSIKRLNKFMNADELDPESVSHETTASAINIEKGSFAWSQGEQPILKDINIEIKPGKLVAVVGQVGAGKSSLISAILGEMEKLGGKANTNGKIAYIPQQAWIQNCSLRNNIMFGKTYNESVYNKVINACALKPDLAMLPGGDSTEIGEKGINLSGGQKQRVSLARSVYSDMDVYLLDDPLSAVDSHVGKHIFDEVIGPKGLLKAKTRLLVTHGITFLPQVDQIIVLKNGEVSEVGSYKELLAQKGAFAEFLLQHLEEEGADEDDIPDELAEIKQELENTMGKEEFARQISRQRATSETQSQNSENAESKPMIASPDRSLSRSNSTTSMEKSGGSLRRRSSAKDRKSVDGGAPAAKPNNTKLIEAEKTETGKVNSQVYVHYLQSIGGWLSFITLILYIIYQGFAVYSNIWLAKWSEAGNTTVGNHTVEQQRDIYLGVYGALGLGQSLFSFSEVLLYYALARASRVLHEACLKGVLHAPMTFFETVPIGRIMSRFSQDMNAIDSRIPAVLVDWLYCLLEVISTILVIGLGTPIFFAVAVPIGVLYYWIQNVYVATSRQLKRLESVSRSPIYSHFGETLTGATVIRAYGQEHRFIKESESRVDLNQICYYPSIVANRWLSIRLETIGNLVVLFASLFAVIEREKGTMDPGYVGLSITYALSITQTLNWFMRMTSEVETNIVAVERIKEYSEAVQEASWDHGKREPPNSWPDKGKVSFEKYEVRYREGLDLVIKGITCDIQGGEKVGIVGRTGAGKSSLTLALFRIIEAASGKITIDGLDIADLGLHALRSRLTIIPQDPVLFSGTLRMNLDPFNSYSDDDIWTALEHAHLKTFVKSLPAGLEHEASEGGENLSVGQRQLICLARALLRKTKVLILDEATAAVDLETDDLIQATIRKEFKEGTVITIAHRLNTILDSNRVMVLDKGEIKEYAPPNELLENKESIFYGMARDAGLV; this comes from the exons ATGGGCGATAACCAAACTGACCAAACATCGCCGCTGGATTCTTTCTGCGGATCCACATTCTGG GATCTGGATCAAACCTGGAATACAAACAACCCAAGTTTCACAGAATGTTTTCATCAAACAGTGCTTTATTGGATTCCTTGTGGCTTCATTTGGCTCTTAGCACCATACGAAACATACCAAATACTGTATAGCAATGCCCGCTATATACCATGGTCTATCTTCAATATCAGCAAAATG ATCATCAACTTGCTTCTGATCATACTTTCAATTATCAGCATTATATACGCGGTGATCCAGAGTAACAACGATGTACAGATTTATACAAATGATGTGTATTATGTAACTCCTGCAATATTGGCAGCCACATTT GTGTTGACCCTAGGGCTAATGCTGGCAGAGAAGAGGAGAGGCATTAGATCATCTGGACCTTTGTTTATGTTTTGGTTTCTTCTCACTCTTTGTGGTGGGTTTACTTACGCTGATCGCATTAAATCCATCGTTGACAGG ATGGATGGTTTGGAGACATATCCGTTTGTCTGGGAAATGGTATATTATCCGTTTGTTGTTGCAATGTTGTTTATCAATTGCTTCGCTGATAAGGAACCTATGTACATGGAAGGAGAGGGAAAATCTGAG AACCCTTGTCCCGAAGAAGGCTCTTCATTTCTGAATGTTATTACATACTCCTGGTTGGATACATTGGTCTGGAAAGGGTATAGGAAACCTCTAGAGACGGGTGACCTGTGGGACTTAAACAGCCGAGATAAATCCAAATCAGTTGTCCCTCGGTTTGAAAAACATTGGTTAAAGTCCCTCAGTAAACAAGCAAA ATATTTTTGGGACAATTTTGG AAAGCCAAGTGAACCCAAAGCAACTTATGGAGCGGAGAACGGTGGTGTTACTTTCAAACCATCTACATCGTCTAAAAAGATTATTTCGATTTTACCTGCCCTATGCAAAACTTTTGCACCAGAGTTTCTTTTAGGAGCTTTACTGAAACTTGTTCAAGATCTCTTGGCATTTGTCAGCCCACAAATCCTCAG tttgcttATCGGATTTGTAGAGGACACAACACAGGAAAGCTGGAAAGGTTATTTGTATGCCGCAATTCTGACCATCACTGCCATGACTCAAACTTTGATCTTGGGTCAATATTTCCAACGGATGTTTATAATTGGTATGCAAATCAGGACTTCTATCGTATCATCCATTTATCGAAAG GCGATCAAAATTTCGAATAGCGCTCGCAAAGAATCAACTGTCGGGGAAATTGTCAACTTGATGTCGGTTGACGCACAGAGGCTCATGGATCTAACCACCTACCTCAATATGCTCTGGTCGGCTCCGCTGCAGATTGCATTAGCAATTTATTTCCTTTACCAAATCCTTG GTCCTTCGGTTTTTGCAGGTTTGGGGGTTAtgattcttttgattcctATCAACGGAGTGTTGGCTAATGCTACAAAGAAACTGCAAATTCAACAGATGAAGTACAAGGACAAACGCGTCAAGATGATGAGTGAAATTTTAAGTGGAATCAAG gtCTTGAAGCTTTACGCCTGGGAACCTTCATTTCAAG CACAAGTCGAAGACATTCGAAACAAGGAGATCAAGGTTTTGAAGCAGGCGGCCTACCTTAGCGCTGGAACATCATTTCTTTGGACTTGCGCACCTTTCTTG GTTACATTGGCCACATTTGCAGTTTACGTGACGACAGATCCCAGTCACATTCTCGATGCCAAGAAAGCTTTCGTCTCTTTGACTCTGTTCAATTTGCTCCGTTTTCCCATGTCAATGTTTCCAATGCTTGTCGTGTCGTTCGTCCAG GCAAGCGTTTCTATTAAACGTCTGAACAAATTCATGAACGCTGATGAGCTGGATCCCGAATCAGTTTCCCATGAAACTACAG CAAGTGCAATCAACATTGAAAAAGGTTCCTTTGCATGGTCCCAAGGCGAACAACCCATTCTTAAAGACATCAACATTGAAATTAAACCTGGAAAGCTTGTCGCAGTCGTTGGACAAGTGGGTGCAGGCAAATCTTCGCTGATTTCTGCAATCTTGGgagaaatggaaaaacttGGTGGGAAGGCTAATACAAACGGAAAGATCGCTTACATCCCACAACAAGCCTGGATCCAAAACTGCAGTCTACGCAATAATATCATGTTTGGCAAAACCTACAATGAATCAGTTTACAACAAAGTGATAAACGCCTGTGCTCTGAAACCTGATCTTGCCATGCTTCCTGGTGGCGACAGCACAGAAATTGGAGAGAAG GGTATCAACTTAAGTGGTGGACAGAAGCAGCGTGTCAGCTTGGCTCGTTCCGTTTACTCTGATATGGATGTATACCTTTTGGATGATCCTTTAAGCGCCGTTGATAGCCACGTaggaaaacatatttttgacGAAGTCATTGGCCCCAAGGGACTTCTGAAAGCTAAG ACACGATTGCTCGTGACTCATGGCATCACTTTCTTGCCTCAAGTAGACCAAATTATTGTCTTGAAAAACGGAGAAGTGTCTGAAGTGGGTTCGTATAAAGAATTGCTGGCCCAAAAAGGAGCTTTTGCAGAATTTCTCTTGCAGCActtggaagaagaaggcgcTGATGAAGATGATATTCCCGACG AACTCGCTGAAATTAAACAAGAACTAGAAAACACAATGGGCAAGGAAGAATTCGCCCGTCAAATTTCTCGTCAGCGCGCAACATCTGAAACTCAGAGCCAGAATAGCGAAAATGCCGAAAGTAAACCCATGATTGCCTCTCCGGATCGTAGCTTATCCAG AAGTAACTCGACCACAAGTATGGAAAAGAGTGGAGGAAGTTTGCGACGACGTAGCTCAGCCAAAGATCGAAAATCTGTCGATGGTGGGGCTCCTGCCGCGAAACCAAACAACACCAAACTGATTGAAGCCGAAAAAACTGAAACGGGCaaa GTTAACAGCCAAGTGTACGTCCACTATTTGCAATCCATTGGCGGATGGTTGTCGTTCATTACTTTGATTCTGTATATCATTTATCAG GGTTTTGCCGTATATTCCAATATTTGGTTAGCTAAGTGGTCAGAAGCTGGAAATACGACTGTTGGAAACCATACCGTTGAACAACAAAGAGATATCTACTTGGGTGTCTACGGCGCGCTTGGTTTGGGTCAAT ccttgttttctttcagcGAGGTACTACTTTATTACGCGTTGGCGCGTGCATCTCGCGTCTTGCACGAGGCTTGTCTAAAAGGTGTTCTTCATGCACCAATGACCTTCTTCGAGACGGTGCCTATTGGAAGAATTATGTCACGTTTCTCGCAAGATATGAACGCTATTGACAGTCGCATTCCCGCTGTCTTGGTTGACTGGTTGTACTGTTTATTGGAa GTCATCAGTACTATACTAGTTATTGGTCTCGGAACCCCTATCTTCTTTGCTGTTGCCGTACCGATTGGAGTTCTCTATTACTGGATTCAG aATGTTTATGTGGCTACATCGAGGCAACTTAAGCGTCTAGAATCTGTTTCAAGATCTCCCATTTATTCACACTTTGGCGAAACACTTACTG GTGCTACCGTTATTCGAGCATATGGCCAAGAACATCGATTTATCAAAGAATCCGAGTCTCGCGTGGATCTTAATCAGATTTGTTATTACCCGAGTATTGTTGCTAATCGATGGCTGTCGATCCGTTTGGAAACTATTGGTAACTTAGTGGTTCTCTTCGCTTCTTTATTCGCCGTtatcgaaagagaaaaaggaactaTGGACCCCGGTTATGTTGGACTGTCCATCACTTACGCCCTTAGT ATTACACAAACACTCAACTGGTTTATGCGGATGACGTCCGAGGTCGAAACGAACATCGTGGCCGTAGAGAGAATCAAGGAGTACAGTGAAGCTGTACAA gaaGCTTCATGGGACCACGGGAAACGTGAACCACCTAATTCATGGCCCGACAAGGGCAAGGTTTCGTTTGAGAAATATGAAGTTCGCTACCGTGAAGGACTTGACTTAGTTATCAAGGGAATTACTTGCGACATTCAAGGTGGTGAAAAG GTTGGCATCGTTGGACGTACTGGAGCAGGAAAATCCTCGTTGACATTGGCTCTGTTCCGTATCATCGAAGCCGCTTctgggaaaataacaattgaTGGATTGGATATTGCCGACCTGGGGCTTCACGCTCTGCGATCTCGGTTGACTATTATTCCTCAG GACCCTGTTTTGTTCTCGGGAACGTTGCGCATGAACTTAGATCCGTTCAATTCTTATTCTGATGATGATATTTGGACTGCGTTAGAGCACGCTCACTTGAAGACATTCGTCAAGTCGTTACCAGCAGGTCTAGAACATGAAGCTTCAGAGGGTGGCGAGAATTTAAGTGTAGGTCAACGTCAGTTGATTTGTCTCGCTCGCGCTCTTCTCCGCAAAACGAAAGTCCTTATTCTGGATGAAGCAACGGCTGCCGTCGATTTGGAAACTGACGATCTAATTCAA GCCACGATTCGTAAGGAATTCAAAGAGGGTACAGTTATCACCATCGCCCACAGATTAAACACGATCCTGGACAGTAATAG AGTAATGGTGTTGGacaaaggagaaatcaaaGAATACGCGCCACCAAATGAGCTACTGGAAAATAAGGAGTCGATCTTTTATGGCATGGCACGAGATGCCGGTCTGGTATAA
- the LOC124201907 gene encoding multidrug resistance-associated protein 1-like isoform X6: MGDNQTDQTSPLDSFCGSTFWDLDQTWNTNNPSFTECFHQTVLYWIPCGFIWLLAPYETYQILYSNARYIPWSIFNISKMIINLLLIILSIISIIYAVIQSNNDVQIYTNDVYYVTPAILAATFVLTLGLMLAEKRRGIRSSGPLFMFWFLLTLCGGFTYADRIKSIVDRMDGLETYPFVWEMVYYPFVVAMLFINCFADKEPMYMEGEGKSENPCPEEGSSFLNVITYSWLDTLVWKGYRKPLETGDLWDLNSRDKSKSVVPRFEKHWLKSLSKQAKKPSEPKATYGAENGGVTFKPSTSSKKIISILPALCKTFAPEFLLGALLKLVQDLLAFVSPQILSLLIGFVEDTTQESWKGYLYAAILTITAMTQTLILGQYFQRMFIIGMQIRTSIVSSIYRKAIKISNSARKESTVGEIVNLMSVDAQRLMDLTTYLNMLWSAPLQIALAIYFLYQILGPSVFAGLGVMILLIPINGVLANATKKLQIQQMKYKDKRVKMMSEILSGIKVLKLYAWEPSFQAQVEDIRNKEIKVLKQAAYLSAGTSFLWTCAPFLVTLATFAVYVTTDPSHILDAKKAFVSLTLFNLLRFPMSMFPMLVVSFVQASVSIKRLNKFMNADELDPESVSHETTASAINIEKGSFAWSQGEQPILKDINIEIKPGKLVAVVGQVGAGKSSLISAILGEMEKLGGKANTNGKIAYIPQQAWIQNCSLRNNIMFGKTYNESVYNKVINACALKPDLAMLPGGDSTEIGEKGINLSGGQKQRVSLARSVYSDMDVYLLDDPLSAVDSHVGKHIFDEVIGPKGLLKAKTRLLVTHGITFLPQVDQIIVLKNGEVSEVGSYKELLAQKGAFAEFLLQHLEEEGADEDDIPDELAEIKQELENTMGKEEFARQISRQRATSETQSQNSENAESKPMIASPDRSLSRSNSTTSMEKSGGSLRRRSSAKDRKSVDGGAPAAKPNNTKLIEAEKTETGKVNSQVYVHYLQSIGGWLSFITLILYIIYQGFAVYSNIWLAKWSEAGNTTVGNHTVEQQRDIYLGVYGALGLGQSLVMMVASVLLGLATLRAARTLHIRLIGDVLRLPMVFFDTTPTGRLLNRFSKDVDVLDNTLPFILRGWITTALQVISTILVIGLGTPIFFAVAVPIGVLYYWIQNVYVATSRQLKRLESVSRSPIYSHFGETLTGATVIRAYGQEHRFIKESESRVDLNQICYYPSIVANRWLSIRLETIGNLVVLFASLFAVIEREKGTMDPGYVGLSITYALSITQTLNWFMRMTSEVETNIVAVERIKEYSEAVQEASWDHGKREPPNSWPDKGKVSFEKYEVRYREGLDLVIKGITCDIQGGEKVGIVGRTGAGKSSLTLALFRIIEAASGKITIDGLDIADLGLHALRSRLTIIPQDPVLFSGTLRMNLDPFNSYSDDDIWTALEHAHLKTFVKSLPAGLEHEASEGGENLSVGQRQLICLARALLRKTKVLILDEATAAVDLETDDLIQATIRKEFKEGTVITIAHRLNTILDSNRVMVLDKGEIKEYAPPNELLENKESIFYGMARDAGLV, from the exons ATGGGCGATAACCAAACTGACCAAACATCGCCGCTGGATTCTTTCTGCGGATCCACATTCTGG GATCTGGATCAAACCTGGAATACAAACAACCCAAGTTTCACAGAATGTTTTCATCAAACAGTGCTTTATTGGATTCCTTGTGGCTTCATTTGGCTCTTAGCACCATACGAAACATACCAAATACTGTATAGCAATGCCCGCTATATACCATGGTCTATCTTCAATATCAGCAAAATG ATCATCAACTTGCTTCTGATCATACTTTCAATTATCAGCATTATATACGCGGTGATCCAGAGTAACAACGATGTACAGATTTATACAAATGATGTGTATTATGTAACTCCTGCAATATTGGCAGCCACATTT GTGTTGACCCTAGGGCTAATGCTGGCAGAGAAGAGGAGAGGCATTAGATCATCTGGACCTTTGTTTATGTTTTGGTTTCTTCTCACTCTTTGTGGTGGGTTTACTTACGCTGATCGCATTAAATCCATCGTTGACAGG ATGGATGGTTTGGAGACATATCCGTTTGTCTGGGAAATGGTATATTATCCGTTTGTTGTTGCAATGTTGTTTATCAATTGCTTCGCTGATAAGGAACCTATGTACATGGAAGGAGAGGGAAAATCTGAG AACCCTTGTCCCGAAGAAGGCTCTTCATTTCTGAATGTTATTACATACTCCTGGTTGGATACATTGGTCTGGAAAGGGTATAGGAAACCTCTAGAGACGGGTGACCTGTGGGACTTAAACAGCCGAGATAAATCCAAATCAGTTGTCCCTCGGTTTGAAAAACATTGGTTAAAGTCCCTCAGTAAACAAGCAAA AAAGCCAAGTGAACCCAAAGCAACTTATGGAGCGGAGAACGGTGGTGTTACTTTCAAACCATCTACATCGTCTAAAAAGATTATTTCGATTTTACCTGCCCTATGCAAAACTTTTGCACCAGAGTTTCTTTTAGGAGCTTTACTGAAACTTGTTCAAGATCTCTTGGCATTTGTCAGCCCACAAATCCTCAG tttgcttATCGGATTTGTAGAGGACACAACACAGGAAAGCTGGAAAGGTTATTTGTATGCCGCAATTCTGACCATCACTGCCATGACTCAAACTTTGATCTTGGGTCAATATTTCCAACGGATGTTTATAATTGGTATGCAAATCAGGACTTCTATCGTATCATCCATTTATCGAAAG GCGATCAAAATTTCGAATAGCGCTCGCAAAGAATCAACTGTCGGGGAAATTGTCAACTTGATGTCGGTTGACGCACAGAGGCTCATGGATCTAACCACCTACCTCAATATGCTCTGGTCGGCTCCGCTGCAGATTGCATTAGCAATTTATTTCCTTTACCAAATCCTTG GTCCTTCGGTTTTTGCAGGTTTGGGGGTTAtgattcttttgattcctATCAACGGAGTGTTGGCTAATGCTACAAAGAAACTGCAAATTCAACAGATGAAGTACAAGGACAAACGCGTCAAGATGATGAGTGAAATTTTAAGTGGAATCAAG gtCTTGAAGCTTTACGCCTGGGAACCTTCATTTCAAG CACAAGTCGAAGACATTCGAAACAAGGAGATCAAGGTTTTGAAGCAGGCGGCCTACCTTAGCGCTGGAACATCATTTCTTTGGACTTGCGCACCTTTCTTG GTTACATTGGCCACATTTGCAGTTTACGTGACGACAGATCCCAGTCACATTCTCGATGCCAAGAAAGCTTTCGTCTCTTTGACTCTGTTCAATTTGCTCCGTTTTCCCATGTCAATGTTTCCAATGCTTGTCGTGTCGTTCGTCCAG GCAAGCGTTTCTATTAAACGTCTGAACAAATTCATGAACGCTGATGAGCTGGATCCCGAATCAGTTTCCCATGAAACTACAG CAAGTGCAATCAACATTGAAAAAGGTTCCTTTGCATGGTCCCAAGGCGAACAACCCATTCTTAAAGACATCAACATTGAAATTAAACCTGGAAAGCTTGTCGCAGTCGTTGGACAAGTGGGTGCAGGCAAATCTTCGCTGATTTCTGCAATCTTGGgagaaatggaaaaacttGGTGGGAAGGCTAATACAAACGGAAAGATCGCTTACATCCCACAACAAGCCTGGATCCAAAACTGCAGTCTACGCAATAATATCATGTTTGGCAAAACCTACAATGAATCAGTTTACAACAAAGTGATAAACGCCTGTGCTCTGAAACCTGATCTTGCCATGCTTCCTGGTGGCGACAGCACAGAAATTGGAGAGAAG GGTATCAACTTAAGTGGTGGACAGAAGCAGCGTGTCAGCTTGGCTCGTTCCGTTTACTCTGATATGGATGTATACCTTTTGGATGATCCTTTAAGCGCCGTTGATAGCCACGTaggaaaacatatttttgacGAAGTCATTGGCCCCAAGGGACTTCTGAAAGCTAAG ACACGATTGCTCGTGACTCATGGCATCACTTTCTTGCCTCAAGTAGACCAAATTATTGTCTTGAAAAACGGAGAAGTGTCTGAAGTGGGTTCGTATAAAGAATTGCTGGCCCAAAAAGGAGCTTTTGCAGAATTTCTCTTGCAGCActtggaagaagaaggcgcTGATGAAGATGATATTCCCGACG AACTCGCTGAAATTAAACAAGAACTAGAAAACACAATGGGCAAGGAAGAATTCGCCCGTCAAATTTCTCGTCAGCGCGCAACATCTGAAACTCAGAGCCAGAATAGCGAAAATGCCGAAAGTAAACCCATGATTGCCTCTCCGGATCGTAGCTTATCCAG AAGTAACTCGACCACAAGTATGGAAAAGAGTGGAGGAAGTTTGCGACGACGTAGCTCAGCCAAAGATCGAAAATCTGTCGATGGTGGGGCTCCTGCCGCGAAACCAAACAACACCAAACTGATTGAAGCCGAAAAAACTGAAACGGGCaaa GTTAACAGCCAAGTGTACGTCCACTATTTGCAATCCATTGGCGGATGGTTGTCGTTCATTACTTTGATTCTGTATATCATTTATCAG GGTTTTGCCGTATATTCCAATATTTGGTTAGCTAAGTGGTCAGAAGCTGGAAATACGACTGTTGGAAACCATACCGTTGAACAACAAAGAGATATCTACTTGGGTGTCTACGGCGCGCTTGGTTTGGGTCAAT CTTTGGTGATGATGGTAGCTTCTGTTCTACTGGGCCTGGCAACGTTACGTGCCGCGAGAACCTTGCATATCCGCCTGATTGGCGACGTCCTCCGTCTGCCTATGGTATTTTTCGATACAACTCCTACCGGTCGACTGCTCAATCGTTTCAGCAAAGATGTCGATGTTTTGGACAACACATTGCCATTCATCTTGCGTGGCTGGATCACTACAGCGTTACaa GTCATCAGTACTATACTAGTTATTGGTCTCGGAACCCCTATCTTCTTTGCTGTTGCCGTACCGATTGGAGTTCTCTATTACTGGATTCAG aATGTTTATGTGGCTACATCGAGGCAACTTAAGCGTCTAGAATCTGTTTCAAGATCTCCCATTTATTCACACTTTGGCGAAACACTTACTG GTGCTACCGTTATTCGAGCATATGGCCAAGAACATCGATTTATCAAAGAATCCGAGTCTCGCGTGGATCTTAATCAGATTTGTTATTACCCGAGTATTGTTGCTAATCGATGGCTGTCGATCCGTTTGGAAACTATTGGTAACTTAGTGGTTCTCTTCGCTTCTTTATTCGCCGTtatcgaaagagaaaaaggaactaTGGACCCCGGTTATGTTGGACTGTCCATCACTTACGCCCTTAGT ATTACACAAACACTCAACTGGTTTATGCGGATGACGTCCGAGGTCGAAACGAACATCGTGGCCGTAGAGAGAATCAAGGAGTACAGTGAAGCTGTACAA gaaGCTTCATGGGACCACGGGAAACGTGAACCACCTAATTCATGGCCCGACAAGGGCAAGGTTTCGTTTGAGAAATATGAAGTTCGCTACCGTGAAGGACTTGACTTAGTTATCAAGGGAATTACTTGCGACATTCAAGGTGGTGAAAAG GTTGGCATCGTTGGACGTACTGGAGCAGGAAAATCCTCGTTGACATTGGCTCTGTTCCGTATCATCGAAGCCGCTTctgggaaaataacaattgaTGGATTGGATATTGCCGACCTGGGGCTTCACGCTCTGCGATCTCGGTTGACTATTATTCCTCAG GACCCTGTTTTGTTCTCGGGAACGTTGCGCATGAACTTAGATCCGTTCAATTCTTATTCTGATGATGATATTTGGACTGCGTTAGAGCACGCTCACTTGAAGACATTCGTCAAGTCGTTACCAGCAGGTCTAGAACATGAAGCTTCAGAGGGTGGCGAGAATTTAAGTGTAGGTCAACGTCAGTTGATTTGTCTCGCTCGCGCTCTTCTCCGCAAAACGAAAGTCCTTATTCTGGATGAAGCAACGGCTGCCGTCGATTTGGAAACTGACGATCTAATTCAA GCCACGATTCGTAAGGAATTCAAAGAGGGTACAGTTATCACCATCGCCCACAGATTAAACACGATCCTGGACAGTAATAG AGTAATGGTGTTGGacaaaggagaaatcaaaGAATACGCGCCACCAAATGAGCTACTGGAAAATAAGGAGTCGATCTTTTATGGCATGGCACGAGATGCCGGTCTGGTATAA